The Daucus carota subsp. sativus chromosome 7, DH1 v3.0, whole genome shotgun sequence genome window below encodes:
- the LOC108194345 gene encoding putative F-box protein PP2-B12: protein MAEEGHEHIDLFEKLPQECIEEVVLRVGPMEACRLSAVCKRFLSAAESDFVWDRFLPSDYQQLRARADAFPNIKFAYKKDVFLFLSGNHVSMDGNTMVILLAPLLFSFWLSKRTGKKCFLTAVSIIDDTEEDDGWSRLEVEISRVQDCFALCQCVELFRIQGKISTSVLSPNTTYTIYVVCHSQEYVLNYHFDEPVEVSIAIDGVESIKHIVYLDPRKMRSEGDNDLQYPQQRKDDRFEVQLGEYFNKGGEEVNLEITMMEVKSGKPKTGPTIEGFEFRPRRTNAVS, encoded by the exons ATGGCAGAAGAGGGACATGAACACATTGATTTATTCGAAAAGCTACCTCAAGAATGCATAGAAGAGGTTGTTTTGCGTGTTGGCCCTATGGAGGCATGTAGGCTGTCTGCTGTTTGTAAAAGGTTTCTATCGGCTGCTGAATCAGACTTCGTCTGGGACAGATTTTTGCCCTCTGATTATCAACAATTACGTGCTCGGGCAGATGCTTTTCCCAATATTAAATTTGCTTACAAGAAAGATGTGTTTCTGTTTCTCAGCGGTAATCATGTCAGCATGGATGGGAATACCATGGTAATACTTCTCGCGCCCTTGCTATTT TCTTTTTGGTTAAGCAAGAGGACTGGCAAGAAGTGTTTTCTTACAGCTGTTTCAATCATAGATGATACCGAAGAGGATGATGGCTGGTCTCGTCTGGAAGTTGAAATATCCAG GGTTCAGGATTGTTTTGCCTTATGTCAATGTGTTGAATTGTTCAGAATCCAGGGAAAGATAAGCACCTCCGTACTATCACCAAATACTACCTACACAATTTATGTTGTCTGTCATTCGCAGGAATATGTTTTAAACTACCATTTTGATGAACCCGTAGAAGTTTCCATAGCGATTGATGGCGTTGAAAGCATAAAACATATTGTTTATCTGGACCCGCGTAAGATGAGGTCGGAAGGGGATAATGATCTCCAATATCCGCAACAGAGAAAAGATGACAGATTCGAAGTTCAGTTAGGAGAATACTTCAACAAAGGAGGAGAAGAGGTGAATTTGGAAATCACTATGATGGAAGTAAAAAGTGGGAAGCCTAAGACTGGACCGACTATTGAAGGCTTTGAATTCCGACCAAGGCGCACCAATGCAGTTTCATGA
- the LOC108194346 gene encoding F-box protein At2g02240-like, with the protein MGDENPDLFKKLPDGFRQKFTREILSRTSPADVMRLSLVSRSFRASANSDVVWDTFIPPDHRRLALQGLRNYTFDSSKRLFRYLCGTQRFWLDKWSGKMGLYIDHRSLAITQLDTDYWKKSVSGPVLGHVIWLEVCGRIPTSKLSPDTTYEAYLVFFLSKYVCYGFHTPIETSIGIPGEESTKAIIYLDPRIAESKSNHHYPNTKPRERITDSIEVKLGEYFNKKGENRDVEITLKEVKSGKPKCGVRIVGIEMRPKQA; encoded by the exons ATGGGCGATGAAAATCCCGATTTATTCAAGAAGTTACCTGACGGGTTTAGACAAAAATTTACACGAGAAATTTTATCACGCACAAGCCCTGCGGATGTCATGAGGCTCTCACTTGTGTCGAGAAGTTTCCGGGCGTCAGCCAATTCTGACGTTGTTTGGGACACATTCATTCCACCTGATCATCGGAGACTTGCTCTACAGGGCCTACGCAATTACACTTTTGATTCTAGCAAACGATTGTTTCGGTATCTCTGTGGCACTCAG CGCTTTTGGTTAGATAAATGGAGCGGGAAGATGGGCCTCTATATTGATCATAGATCGCTAGCAATCACACAGCTTGATACAGATTACTGGAAGAAAAG CGTTTCTGGGCCGGTGCTTGGTCATGTAATTTGGCTTGAAGTTTGCGGGAGAATACCCACGTCAAAATTGTCACCAGATACGACCTATGAAGCTTATCTTGTGTTTTTCCTGTCAAAGTACGTTTGCTATGGATTTCACACACCTATAGAGACTTCTATTGGGATACCAGGGGAAGAAAGCACAAAAGCAATCATATATTTGGATCCTCGAATAGCTGAGTCCAAAAGCAATCACCATTATCCAAATACAAAGCCGAGGGAAAGAATTACTGATTCTATAGAAGTTAAGTTGGGtgaatatttcaataaaaaaggGGAGAACAGAGATGTTGAGATCACTTTGAAAGAAGTAAAAAGTGGAAAGCCCAAGTGTGGTGTCCGCATTGTTGGGATAGAGATGCGACCAAAGCAAGCTTAA
- the LOC108195727 gene encoding intracellular ribonuclease LX has protein sequence MVSCQNPEFQSVYEWNPIYCSENICRPEYVNNQFSFHGLWRRRDLKRPPNIDYTSFEQEVNDNIRVLEGLWPSIVAGNTNEIFWRNEWYKHGSRSGLLAREYINMIIGVANPQVLNNIFNEAGIVPDANNPYTRDRIEDAIKKATGFHALIKCETNEDDNLVLKQVRLCTTYSIINQATVPLPAHCTQKKNPSCGDVNQPPANILLLPAPPLAP, from the exons ATGGTTTCATGCCAAAATCCTGAATTTCAATCAGTATATGAGTGGAATCCAATTTATTGTAGCGAGAATATCTGTCGGCCAGAATACGTGAACAACCAGTTCTCGTTCCATGGGCTCTGGAGACGTCGTGACTTAAAACGTCCTCCCAATATCGATTACACATCGTTCGAACAAGAG GTTAATGACAATATACGCGTCCTAGAAGGGCTATGGCCTTCCATTGTGGCCGGAAACAcaaatgaaattttttggagGAACGAGTGGTATAAACATGGCAGCAGGTCTGGCTTACTTGCAAGAGAGTACATTAACATGATCATAGGAGTAGCCAATCCACAAGTTTTGAACAATATATTCAACGAAGCTGGTATAGTTCCGGATGCTAATAATCCGTATACCAGAGATCGCATTGAAGATGCAATCAAAAAGGCAACAGGTTTCCATGCGCTAATCAAATGTGAGACTAATGAAGATGATAATCTAGTCCTAAAACAAGTACGTCTTTGTACGACTTATTCTATCATAAACCAAGCTACAGTACCACTTCCTGCACAttgcacacaaaaaaaaaatccttcgTGTGGCGACGTAAATCAGCCGCCGGCGAATATACTGCTACTTCCTGCGCCGCCCCTTGCACCATAG